The genomic DNA TTTTTAAACAGTAAATAAAATGACCTTTGATTTATAAACTCCTAAACGAGAAATTTGTAAGAACACCATAAGTATAAGACAATCAGTTATTCAATATCTTTAAAATATTTTGCTTTACGCTCTCTTCTTGTACAGCAACTGCAGCTGTGACTGGTTCAATGTCTACCCATGCGTGTTTTTGACTGCTGTGTTTATGACTTTGATCAATGATGGTCTGGCCAGCACCAATGCCCTCAGTTAAAACTCGTGTTGCTCCTGTAATGCAATTAAATAAATCAGGCTTTAAAAAATACATCACAGCCGATGGATCATGGCATCTACAACCTGCAATTTTCACCTGTTCTTTGTATGCCTGGGTATAAAACTGACAAGCCTTATACAAATCATTGATGAATGGTTTTTTGATTGTTTTCATTTCATTAAAAAACACGTCATCCAACACAACTTTTTGGGTTACATCCAAGCCAACCAAGTGTAAATTAAAGCCAGCAGATATCACTTTATCTGCTGCTAAAGGATCACTCCAAAAATTAAACTCTGCCGCGGGTGTAGCATTGCCTTGAGTAAGCACCGCGCCTCCCATACAAACCACTTGTTTAATTTTTTTAGGTAAATCTGAATCAAGATCTAAGGCCAAAGCTATATTGGTCAAGGCACCCAAAGTAACTATATTCAGCTCACCTTTATATTCATTGGCTTGATCAACAATATAGTGTGCTGCACTTAATGACAAATCAACATGTCTTAAATCAATTGTTTTATGATTCGTAATATTGCCCAAGCCATCTTTGGCATGAAACTGACTAGAGTCCCGTTTTCCAGAAATAGTTTTATCTAAGGGCCCATGTGCACCTTGAATAACTTTAAATGAATGGTTAAATAGCTCTGCTATGTAACAGGCATTTTTTGTGGTTTGCTCAATATCAACGTTACCAAAAACAGTGGTTAAAGCTAAAAGATCAATATCTTTTGCTTCTTGTGCAACAGCAATAGCCAAAAAATCATCAATACCGGGGTCAGTGTCTATAATGAGCTTTTGCATATCAATCTTTAAACATGATATCCGCACCCCCACGGTTATCTCTTAGCACACCAAAAACAAAGGGTTCCCCACTAACCGCATCATCTAAACTAAACTCATTATCTTGACCCGGCTCCGTTCTTGAAAAACGCAAAATACCTCCAGAAACAAACCATGTTACCAAATAGTTTTCTGTCTGGTTTTGCAATGTACCTTCTGTATCATACGCTTGGTAGTCTTCAGGTTCAGAACCTGTTTGAATGGTAAAACCAATTTCACTCCCATCAGCAATCATTATTGAATCACTACCATCAACCAAGATATCTTCAAAAGCTGGGTTTTGATTTAGGCTTGGATTACTAGATAGTTTAATCCGTTTAATGGATT from Oligoflexia bacterium includes the following:
- a CDS encoding nucleoside hydrolase, translating into MQKLIIDTDPGIDDFLAIAVAQEAKDIDLLALTTVFGNVDIEQTTKNACYIAELFNHSFKVIQGAHGPLDKTISGKRDSSQFHAKDGLGNITNHKTIDLRHVDLSLSAAHYIVDQANEYKGELNIVTLGALTNIALALDLDSDLPKKIKQVVCMGGAVLTQGNATPAAEFNFWSDPLAADKVISAGFNLHLVGLDVTQKVVLDDVFFNEMKTIKKPFINDLYKACQFYTQAYKEQVKIAGCRCHDPSAVMYFLKPDLFNCITGATRVLTEGIGAGQTIIDQSHKHSSQKHAWVDIEPVTAAVAVQEESVKQNILKILNN